A genomic window from Anolis carolinensis isolate JA03-04 unplaced genomic scaffold, rAnoCar3.1.pri scaffold_13, whole genome shotgun sequence includes:
- the ccdc78 gene encoding coiled-coil domain-containing protein 78 isoform X1, translating into MEFGSGPQNFQEQVQRLANENVQLQDRNERLYSKIGELQEKMGGLAGSKTDLSSRLIHSEEEKLKISKDFVDFQIQTNKMREQHEAENFELKNLILTLENRILEVELHAEKMAGERNALRERLQALEDSRKELADEYLELKSNYLALGKEHGQEIAKNEELSKELLSLANSLNHMRGDLPKPNTEMDEPSEELKRVRALVRRLSAHRVKPEDVVASEYERQKLEKSVFGNQDHFTREIEQMKEMYHSQQQKLEERMVSMGKELQEAKKEIRSTQHKLAEQSEVLLSSQSQLQEVEAENSRLQLRLKELVEEYRSRLVQYITDLAEYMDNKSATKAGKAPSEPAHMKRFVDNMLKDIRASYKSREEQLAGAARGYKKRLQNVVKRHEGLLVAYRMQREQIRCLGSNILDPGPPEHHFSITDAELLTNTSQELNRLREDKANLEGQLHELQMKVKLSENAGPRISPPYTLDEAGWDELKKQLREFTHRTQEDLEKERSQLLARATVAEEQVAELQDYVDKHLGRYKEEILRLRKLLGTDGLQTSSARTSNAPRASKPKRNVSKET; encoded by the exons ATGGAGTTTGGAAGCGGACCTCAAAACTTCCAGGAGCAGGTGCAACGCCTCGCCAATGAAAAT GTCCAGTTGCAAGACAGGAATGAACGGCTCTACAGCAAAATTGGGGAGCTGCAGGAAAAAATGGGGGGCCTGGCTGGCTCTAAGACCGACCTCTCCTCCAGACTGATCCACAGCGAAGAGGAGAAACTCAAG ATTTCCAAggactttgtggattttcagatTCAGACCAATAAAATGAGGGAGCAACATGAAGCAGAAAACTTTGAGCTGAAGAATCTG ATTTTGACCCTGGAAAATCGTATCCTGGAAGTCGAGCTTCATGCTGAGAAAATGGCCGGGGAGCGCAATGCTTTGCGAGAACGCCTGCAGGCCCTTGAAGACAGCCGCAAAGAGTTGGCGGATGAGTACCTTGAGCTGAAGAGCAATTACCTTGCGCTGGGCAAAGAGCATGGACAGGAG ATTGCTAAGAATGAAGAGTTGAGCAAAGAGCTACTCAGCCTAGCTAATTCCCTCAACCATATGCGGGGCGACCTCCCCAAACCCAACACCGAAATGGATGAGCCATCCGAGGAGCTGAAACGGGTGCGTGCTTTGGTCCGGCGTCTTTCTGCCCACCGAGTGAAG CCTGAAGACGTAGTGGCTTCCGAATATGAACGACAGAAATTGGAGAAAAGC GTCTTTGGAAACCAAGATCACTTCACCAGAGAGATTGAACAGATGAAAGAAATGTatcactcccagcagcagaaattAGAGGAGAGAAT GGTTTCAATGGGGAAGGAGCTCCaagaagcaaagaaggagatccGGAGCACGCAGCACAAGCTGGCAGAGCAGTCGGAG GTGTTGCTCTCTTCTCAAAGCCAACTCCAAGAAGTTGAGGCAGAGAACTCCCGGCTGCAGCTGAGACTGAAGGAGTTGGTCGAAGAGTATCGCTCGCGGCTCGTTCAATACATCACGGACCTGGCG GAATACATGGATAACAAATCAGCAACAAAGGCTGGCAAAGCCCCGTCAGAGCCTGCTCACATGAAGCGCTTTGTGGACAACATGCTGAAGGACATCCGGGCATCCTACAAGTCCCGGGAAGAGCAGCTGGCTGGAGCCGCCCGAGGCTATAAGAAACGCCTGCAGAACGTGGTCAAAAGGCACGAAGGGCTGCTGGTTGCCTACAG GATGCAGCGGGAACAAATCCGGTGCCTGGGCAGCAATATTTTGGATCCTGGCCCACCAGAACACCATTTCAGCATCACCGATGCCGAGTTGCTGACCAACACTTCTCAAGAGCTGAACCGACTCCGGGAAGACAAGGCGAACCTGGAAGGCCAGCTCCACGAACTGCAGATGAAG GTAAAGCTAAGTGAAAACGCTGGTCCCAGGATATCACCTCCATA TACCCTGGATGAGGCAGGCTGGGATGAGCTCAAGAAGCAGTTGCGGGAATTCACTCACCGCACTCAG GAGGACTTAGAAAAGGAGCGGAGCCAGTTGTTGGCACGGGCAACGGTGGCGGAAGAACAGGTGGCCGAACTGCAGGACTACGTGGACAAGCACCTGGGGAG GTACAAGGAAGAGATCTTGCGACTCAGGAAACTCCTAGGAACAGATGGCCTCCAGACATCTAGCGCCAGGACTTCCAACGCCCCCAGGGCTTCAAAACCCAAGAGGAATGTCAGCAAGGAAACATAA
- the percc1 gene encoding protein PERCC1: MAAGVIQSLSKFRLSTAFQHSFLSPTACQELIFQDLSEEEDMEDEEEEEEEGEEEEEEREAVEEGSRSASCRRGEAFAASSSATEMTRQLLRFAERISNDIQSYFGSKGAEEGSCNIYEAGCSPKLSGRVLYYTDLVRLSQSRESEEDEGSPASPKERVQGDGKLGRSFCSQEEAEKLGPLAELFEYGLCGYVKQKVSSDNRKYGRVAPMHGRKLPASFWKEPSLSPLCMLHGNPPDFSDLLANWTSETCQEELHASQEHLAGANRLGMDHFGGL; the protein is encoded by the coding sequence ATGGCAGCCGGCGTCATCCAAAGCCTAAGCAAATTCAGGCTCTCCACAGCCTTCCAGCACTCGTTCTTATCTCCGACCGCCTGCCAAGAGCTGATATTCCAAGACTTGTCTGAGGAGGAAGACATGGAGgacgaggaagaagaagaggaggaaggagaagaggaggaagaagaaagggaagctgTGGAAGAAGGCAGTCGTTCTGCAAGTTGTCGGAGGGGAGAGGCATTTGCTGCCAGCTCAAGTGCAACCGAAATGACCCGGCAGCTTCTTCGCTTTGCGGAGCGCATCAGCAACGACATCCAAAGCTATTTCGGCAGCAAAGGCGCAGAGGAAGGCTCCTGCAACATCTACGAGGCCGGCTGCTCCCCGAAGCTCTCCGGGCGCGTGTTGTACTACACCGACTTGGTCAGGCTTTCTCAAAGCAGGGAGTCGGAGGAGGACGAAGGCTCTCCGGCCTCTCCAAAAGAGAGAGTCCAAGGCGATGGAAAACTAGGAAGGTCCTTCTGCAGCCAAGAAGAGGCCGAGAAGCTGGGGCCCCTGGCCGAGCTCTTTGAGTACGGCCTGTGTGGGTACGTCAAGCAGAAAGTCTCCTCCGACAACAGGAAATACGGCCGCGTGGCTCCGATGCACGGCCGAAAGCTGCCCGCGTCTTTTTGGAAAGAGCCGTCTCTCAGCCCGCTATGCATGCTTCATGGCAACCCTCCGGACTTTAGTGACCTCCTGGCCAACTGGACCTCCGAAACCTGCCAGGAAGAGCTTCATGCTAGCCAAGAGCATCTCGCTGGAGCCAACAGGCTGGGGATGGACCATTTTGGTGGCCTATGA
- the ccdc78 gene encoding coiled-coil domain-containing protein 78 isoform X2, whose protein sequence is MEFGSGPQNFQEQVQRLANENVQLQDRNERLYSKIGELQEKMGGLAGSKTDLSSRLIHSEEEKLKISKDFVDFQIQTNKMREQHEAENFELKNLILTLENRILEVELHAEKMAGERNALRERLQALEDSRKELADEYLELKSNYLALGKEHGQEPEDVVASEYERQKLEKSVFGNQDHFTREIEQMKEMYHSQQQKLEERMVSMGKELQEAKKEIRSTQHKLAEQSEVLLSSQSQLQEVEAENSRLQLRLKELVEEYRSRLVQYITDLAEYMDNKSATKAGKAPSEPAHMKRFVDNMLKDIRASYKSREEQLAGAARGYKKRLQNVVKRHEGLLVAYRMQREQIRCLGSNILDPGPPEHHFSITDAELLTNTSQELNRLREDKANLEGQLHELQMKVKLSENAGPRISPPYTLDEAGWDELKKQLREFTHRTQEDLEKERSQLLARATVAEEQVAELQDYVDKHLGRYKEEILRLRKLLGTDGLQTSSARTSNAPRASKPKRNVSKET, encoded by the exons ATGGAGTTTGGAAGCGGACCTCAAAACTTCCAGGAGCAGGTGCAACGCCTCGCCAATGAAAAT GTCCAGTTGCAAGACAGGAATGAACGGCTCTACAGCAAAATTGGGGAGCTGCAGGAAAAAATGGGGGGCCTGGCTGGCTCTAAGACCGACCTCTCCTCCAGACTGATCCACAGCGAAGAGGAGAAACTCAAG ATTTCCAAggactttgtggattttcagatTCAGACCAATAAAATGAGGGAGCAACATGAAGCAGAAAACTTTGAGCTGAAGAATCTG ATTTTGACCCTGGAAAATCGTATCCTGGAAGTCGAGCTTCATGCTGAGAAAATGGCCGGGGAGCGCAATGCTTTGCGAGAACGCCTGCAGGCCCTTGAAGACAGCCGCAAAGAGTTGGCGGATGAGTACCTTGAGCTGAAGAGCAATTACCTTGCGCTGGGCAAAGAGCATGGACAGGAG CCTGAAGACGTAGTGGCTTCCGAATATGAACGACAGAAATTGGAGAAAAGC GTCTTTGGAAACCAAGATCACTTCACCAGAGAGATTGAACAGATGAAAGAAATGTatcactcccagcagcagaaattAGAGGAGAGAAT GGTTTCAATGGGGAAGGAGCTCCaagaagcaaagaaggagatccGGAGCACGCAGCACAAGCTGGCAGAGCAGTCGGAG GTGTTGCTCTCTTCTCAAAGCCAACTCCAAGAAGTTGAGGCAGAGAACTCCCGGCTGCAGCTGAGACTGAAGGAGTTGGTCGAAGAGTATCGCTCGCGGCTCGTTCAATACATCACGGACCTGGCG GAATACATGGATAACAAATCAGCAACAAAGGCTGGCAAAGCCCCGTCAGAGCCTGCTCACATGAAGCGCTTTGTGGACAACATGCTGAAGGACATCCGGGCATCCTACAAGTCCCGGGAAGAGCAGCTGGCTGGAGCCGCCCGAGGCTATAAGAAACGCCTGCAGAACGTGGTCAAAAGGCACGAAGGGCTGCTGGTTGCCTACAG GATGCAGCGGGAACAAATCCGGTGCCTGGGCAGCAATATTTTGGATCCTGGCCCACCAGAACACCATTTCAGCATCACCGATGCCGAGTTGCTGACCAACACTTCTCAAGAGCTGAACCGACTCCGGGAAGACAAGGCGAACCTGGAAGGCCAGCTCCACGAACTGCAGATGAAG GTAAAGCTAAGTGAAAACGCTGGTCCCAGGATATCACCTCCATA TACCCTGGATGAGGCAGGCTGGGATGAGCTCAAGAAGCAGTTGCGGGAATTCACTCACCGCACTCAG GAGGACTTAGAAAAGGAGCGGAGCCAGTTGTTGGCACGGGCAACGGTGGCGGAAGAACAGGTGGCCGAACTGCAGGACTACGTGGACAAGCACCTGGGGAG GTACAAGGAAGAGATCTTGCGACTCAGGAAACTCCTAGGAACAGATGGCCTCCAGACATCTAGCGCCAGGACTTCCAACGCCCCCAGGGCTTCAAAACCCAAGAGGAATGTCAGCAAGGAAACATAA